ACTCTCAACCAAAAACAACACTTCTCTTAAAAGATTCTCATCACAAACAATTTTTTGGCTCTTATTCAAAACTTTATTAATTTCAAAATCTATCATCTTTGCTCTTTCATTATGATCGACGATAATATTTTTTTCTTTCATAATATTAAAATAATCTTCGATTGAATTTACTTCATGCTGCTCGTTTGGAGCAAACCTTTCAAGAAAAGTAAATTTATCCGATTCCAATCTTCCAAGATGGACTTTTACATGTCCAGAGTCAGAAATAGATAAAATCCATCTTATTGGCCTTACAAACCTAATTCCAGCCCCCCATCTCATGCTCTTTGGCATCTTCAACTCTGAAACTATTTTGGGCAAAATATTTGGGATGATATCTGAAATCTTCAAGCCTTTATCCGTTTTATAAAATACTACATACTCTCCACTTTCGCTCTTATCAATCATTACATCATCAACAGAAATATTAAATTTTTCAACAAATTTAAACAACGCAGGCATAGGCTTCATATTGGAATCGTAAGCAAATCTTACAGGAGGTCCTTTTATTTTTTGTTTTGTTTCCGGAGTAAAATCGGGCAAACTAGAAAATAAGACAATTCTTCTCGGAGTGGCATAACATTCTGTGCTTTGTTTTATCATTTCTAAATCTTTACCATCAAATATCTCTGAAAATTTGCTTAAAAATATTTCTTTAAAGTCTACACAAACGCTTGAAGCAAAGTTAAACGGCATCTCTTCACAGCCTATTTCCAACAAGTATTTCATACCTTTATCTACATTTCCTCTCTTTCTTTAAAATAATAAACTTTAAATTAAACATTTTTACTTTTGTTCTCTTTATTATTTTTCTCAAAAGCTACAATTTTTTTTGCAACCTCTTTTGCAAGATTTCTAACTCTTGATATATAATGTGTCCTTTCTAAAACTCCAATTGCACCCCTTGCGTCCAAAAGGTTAAAATTATGCGAGCACTTAAGCACATAATCATAAGCGGGCCTTATTAAGTCTAATTCTATTAATCTTAAAGCCTCTTGTTCATAATCATCAAAGTGCCTTTTTAGCATCGAAATATCAGCTTCTTCAAAATTAAACTTTGACCACTCTACTTCACCGTTAAAATGAACATCTCGATAGGTTACTTTATCGTTAATCTTTATGTCAAAAACATTGTCTACATCCTGTAGATAAAGAGCTATTCTTTCTAACCCATAGGTAATCTCAAGAGAAATGGGATCAAGATCTATTCCACCAGCCTGTTGAAAATAAGTAAACTGGGTTATCTCCATGCCATCCAACCACACTTCCCAACCTATACCCCAAGCACCAAGAGTTGGAGACTCCCAATCATCTTCTACAAACCTAATATCGTGTTTTTTTACATCAAGGCCCAATGCTTCAAGACTTCTTATATATATATCTTGAGTAAACGTTGGAGCAGGTTTTAATATAACCTGAAACTGATAATAGTGCTGAAGTCTGTTAGGATTTTCCCCATATCTACCATCAGTAGGCCTTCTAGATGGCTCAACATAACAGGTATTCCAACTGTCTTTCCCCAAAACCCTCAAAAAGGTCGAAGGGTTCATCGTGCCAGCTCCCTTTTCCACATCATACGGTTGAAGTAATACACACCCATTTTTTGTCCAAAAATCCTGAAGTTTTAATATGATCTGTTGAAAATTTAATTTTTTGATTTCAAACACCTCCTAAACGTTTTGGGGAAACCCATATGCTGGGTTTATTGTCAAACAAAACTCTTTTAAAAACAAAAAACATTATAAACATCCAGGTCAACATATAACAAGAAAAAAACAAAGAAAGTAAAATTCTTCTTATAAAACTCATATTAAAATAGTCCTTTAAAAAATACATTGAAACTGGAAATATTAAAGCTGGATAAGACAAAATAATAACTAAAAATACTAAAATATCACCTTTCCCAAAAATCAACAATCCCAATTCTTCAAATATAGAGAGTATAGCAAAAAAAGGTATCAAAAATTCTGAAATAAAGAAAAGAAAAAAATCAATGTTAGATTTAGTTGATTCAAAAGAAATTTCTTTTAAAAAATTACTTGGCCTGTTTAAGATCGCTCTTCTTAAGATAAGCGCTGAATATTTAATATATCTCCTGAGTGAACCCTCAAGCCATCTAAACCTTTGTCTCCACCAAGACAAGATATCAAAAACAGTTTGTTCATAGACAAAAGGTTCTTCAAGAAACACTATCTTTTTTCCATTAAAGAACAATCTCGAAGACATTTCTAGATCGTCTGTAATAGACTCTTCATCAAACCCATGAACTTCTTTCAAAACATCTCTTTTAATAATCATTCCTGTACCACGAAGTTCAACAGCCCCTCCAAACGCGTTTCTAGATTTTTGCATAAAAGAATCCAGACACAATTCAAGATAGGATAAATAGGAGATAAGATTATAATTTGGATTTGATGAAACCTTTCTTAATTGAATTGCATCGGGTTTAAACTCGCTTATAAAATTAGAAATTTTAAGCAAGGCATCTTTTTCAGCAAAATATGAATCTGCATCCAGCATAATTACATAATCGCCCACACAAAGTTTTATCCCATCGTTCAAACTAGCCGATTTCCCAGGTTTAGAACCAGGAGCTCTATGTAAAATTTTAATTTTCTTACCAGAATGAGATTCCTTTTTATATGTGAATACAAAATCATCTACTATTTTACCTGTTTTGTCCTCAGATCTATCATCTACTATTACTATTTCAAAATTCCCTTCCAACTCAGTAATTTTTCTTAGAGTATTTTCGATAACATCTTCTTCGTTGTGAGCACATATTAAAATGCTAAAGTCACAGGGAATGTCATTTCTTTTTATTTCATTTTGTTTTAAACTGCTAATATTATTATTACTTTTCAATTTCTTAATGAGAAAAAAAAGATAAACAAAAAATATTATTATAGAGAAAACATAAAGGACTATTATAATCTTTCTGACATAGAACCATACAAGAAAATAAACAAGAATAAATATCGAAGATAAAATTGATTTGTATTTTGACAGATTAAAAAATATAAAAGATACCATGCTTGATCTAAATTCTTCCGATTTCTCCTGTCCAAAATATACAATATTCTTCTTTTCTATTCTCTTTTGGTTAATTTTCACACCTTCCAAATATTTGATAAAAAATATTTATTTATTTAAACTTTGTTATTCTTCAAAAAATCCCTTGAATTTATTACATTATAGTAGACATCTTCCAAAATTTGTATTTGTCTAAATATATTAAAGTCACTTATAATTCTTTCTCTCGCTTTACTCGAAAATTTATTTCTTAGTTCTTTGTTTTGATAACTAATTTTTAAAGCATTTGTTAATTCATCTTTTAATCTCATAGGATTAATCAGTATTCCAGAATCATGAAGCGCATCCTTTGTAGCTCCTACATTTGTTGCTATGCACATTAATTTAAAACTCATTGCCTCCAAAAGAGCAAGAGGAAGCCCTTCTATTGATGATGGCAAAACAAAGACATCGCTAGATCTAAAAATTTCCTGTTTTCTATCCTGTTTTGCTTCACCAAAAAATATTATGTTCTCGCAATCAAAGTCTTTCTTTAATCTCAAAAGTTCAATTCCGTCACCAACAACTAATAGCTTAACCTTCTCTGGAAACTCGTTCTCTAAAAAGGCCTCACATAATACTTTTACATTCTTTTCAGGACTTATTCTCCCTAGATAAAGAAAAAGGAAGTCAGCATCTAACTTTTCCTTAAGATTAGAGTAACCCGGTGAATATTTTATAGGGTCTACTCCGTTTGGTATTATTTGAAGCTTTTCTCTTTTCACCCCTTTTTCTATTAGAAAGTCGCTTTGCACAGATGAAAGAGTAATAATCTTATCATAATTGTTTAAAAAGGGCGCATAAACGTTGTAAACAACCTGTGAAAAGACCCCCCAAAGAGTTTTGTTTTTGTCAAAAGGAGGATGAAATGTGGCAATTACAGGAATATCGTCAAATAGATCCGGGATAAAAAAATCTAAGAAGGACAGTGTCAAAGATATATGAATACAATCTGGCTTTACAGCTTTTACAATGTCCTTTAATTTTTTTATTGTTGAAGGAGCGATCATAATGTATGGTTGGGTTTTAAATAAATAGGGCAAAAAGCTCTTGTCTTCTTCGTCTTCACCCTCGTCAAAAAGTAATAAATGGACGTTGTGTCCTCTTTCACTAAGTTTTTCTTTGATTTCCTGTACATAAACTGAATTACCATCAACAGGAGAAAGTCTGCCAAGAATTAGTATTTTAAGTTTACTCAATCTTATCAGCCTCCAATGCAACAGATTTCATAGAAAAATATAAAAATGAAGTTAGAATACCAAGAATTAGAAAACAAATTCTTACACCAAACATATCAGCTAATTCACCCGTAAAAAGAATCGGAAATGTCGAAGTAAAGCTAATAAACATATTTAGTATTGCAAAGACTCTCCCCCTGAAAGATTCTTTTACAACCTTTTGCATCATAGATTGAATCGGAATGTTTACAAGAGCATTAGAAATACCTAACAAAAAGGAAATGATGGGTATAATAAGCATTTGAGTAATTATAGACATTAGCACCAAGCACAAGCTGGCAAACAATATTCCTATACTTACAATGGTAGAATTTTTAAAATTTGGGGTTTTAATGTGCCCAATTATTAAAGAACCTAAAACCATTCCAAGCCCTGCAGGAACTACTATTATAGAAAAATTAGCCTCACTAAGGTGCAAAACCTCTCTAACATAACCTACAGCTAGAACGCTTACCATTCCCATCAAAGAAGTTGCTACAGATTGTTCAAGTATTAAAACCTGAATGAGCTTTGAGGATTTTATATAGGTAAAGGAATCAAAGAGAGCCTTCCTGAAAGAACAATATTTTACTTCTGAATGCGGTCTGTCATTTGGCAAAATTGAAGAAACGACAGCAGCCACCAAATAAGACATAGCTGCAAGCACTACTGCTACTTTTATACCAAAAAACAACACAACTGGGCTAATAGCTGCAAAACCAAGTATAAATGACATTACCCATGTAACGTTAAAGAGCGAGTTAGCAGCTGGCAAATTTTTTTTCGAAGCAGTTTTTGGTATCATTGCAAATTCTGCTGGAGCAAATATAACAATCAATGAAGCTATTAAAAAACTATACAAATAGATTGCAAATAAATTTTCTAGAAAAAAAACTAATAAAATAGACAGCAAACTTCTTAGGATATTAATTGAAACCAGGATAATCTTTCTATCCACTTTATCCAAAAAAACTCCTATAAAAGGAGCTATGATTACCGATGGGAGAGCAAAGGATACCATAAGAGAAGAAACGCTAATATTTGTACTGGTTATATTTGAAACTGCAATCATTAAGGCTGCCATCAAAAATTTATCAGAAAACTGTGAAAAAATCTGAGCTATCCACAGCCTTAAAAAGTATTTGTCTTCAAAAAGCCAGACTCTATTCATAAAATTCCTTTTCAATCAGCCTAATTGATTTTGGTAAATAGCCTAAAATTTCAATTATTTGCCTCTTTATTGTCTTAAAGTCACCAACGTCTTTTTCATAAGTCAATTTATCCATAAAACCAGCATAATAAAACTCTTCCTTCAAACATCTTATGAACCAATCAAGATCTTTAAATTGAGTTTCATCCTCAAAAAATATGTTTGTATAAACTCTTTGAACAGATTCAAAATGACCTCTTGCAATTTTATCTATAATGTCTAGATATGAAGAAAGCAAAATAGATTGTCTAAAAGAACTTATATTTGGCGATCTTATTATTCTATACTCATTTAATATCATAATCTCTCCCTTTGTTTTAACAAGTTCAACATCCATAAGTGTGCCAGGAAAAATTAATTTTCTAAGTATATTCTTCTTACTACCTCTTAGGAGAGCTGGCAAAGAACCTTCACTATCAGTTAAGATTTTAACAATAAAGCTATTTTCTTTAATAGGATAAGACTTTAAAAAGATCACCTGATTAGTCATTTATACAAGCTGAATGGATGTCTTAAAAGATCCGAAAAACTCATAATCCTTCTTTCTTTATCAGAAATCAAAATAATTGGGAACTTACTGTCCACAAATTCAGACATAACCTGAAGGCAACATCCACACGGATATGGCAAAATATTTTTATTGTATACTGCAAGACATAAAAAACTTCGCTCTCCATAAGATATGGCTTTAAAAAAAGCTACTCTTTCAGCACACATAGTGGATCCATAAGAGGAATTTTCTATATTACAACCCTGAACTATGTTTCTGCTTTTTAACAACAAACTAGCTCCAACTGCAAACTTTGAATAAGGCGAATAAGAATACATTGAAGCATTCTTAGCTTCGTCTATAAGTTTTTCTATTAAGTTTTTGTCAATTCTGTTTTTAGAATCTAAAAGCAAATTTACTTCTTTCTCTATATCCAAATCTCTACTCTCCAAATAAAAATCTAAAAATAACCAAATCTATACTTATTTGTTTAAAAATTAAAAATTAAAACTATAAAGTCAGAAACTTTTATCTCAAGATTTATCAGATATTGCTACTTTCATAAAGTCAAAAAACAATGGGTGAGGCTTATTGGGTCTAGATTTAAATTCTGGATGAAATTGGGTCCCCAAATACCATCTATGACCTCTTAACTCTACAATTTCTACTAGATTTTTTTCCTCAAATATGCCACTAGCAATCATGCCATGTTCTTCAAACTCTTTTTTAAACATATTATTGAATTCATATCTGTGTCTGTGCCTTTCGAAGACCAAATCTTGGTTATAGGCACGCTTTGCAAGAGTGTTATCCATCAACTTACAGGGAAATGCTCCAAGCCTCATCGTGGCTCCCTTATCAATCACACTCTTTTGTTCTTCCATTAAATCAATTACAGGAAATTTTGTATTCTCATCAAATTCTGTACTATTTGCGCCCTCTAATCCAAGCACATTTCTTGCAAATTCAATACACATAATCTGCATGCCCAAACACAATCCAAAGTACGGAATATTATTTTCACGAGCAAATCTTGCTGCCAATATCTTCCCCTCTATTCCCCTGACTCCAAAGCCACCAGGCACCACGATGCCTTTTACTCCCTCAAGCATTCTTTTTGCATCATCCATTGAGTTAATATTTTCAGTATTTATCCATCTAATTTTCAATTCATATCCCAAATGCAAGCTGCTATGTCTCAAAGACTCCACTACGCTAATATAAGAATCAGGCAATCCAACATATTTGCCTGCAATAGCAATTTCAACTGTATTCTTCAAATTCTTAGCCATTTCAACTATTCTGATCCAACTATCCAACTGCGGTTCTACGTATGGTTCAATCTTTAGTTTACTTGTTACCAGTCTGCTTAATTTGTTGGACTCAAGCATAATTGGCGCTTCATAAATTACATACTTCACATCTTCCAAAGGAATTACTGCTTCAGGCTCTACATCACAAAATAAAGATATTTTTTCCCTTATGGAATTGTTAATAGATTTTTCAGATCTAAGTATTATTATATCTGGTTGAATTCCAATGCTCCTTAACTCCTTGACGCTGTGTTGGGTTGGTTTTGTTTTAAGTTCCTTTGCAGCCTTTAAATAAGGAACAAGAGTTAAGTGAATATAAAGGGTATTATCTCTACCAACGTCTTTTTTAAACTGTCTAATTGCCTCCAAAAATGGCTCTCCCTCTATATCTCCTACTGTACCTCCAACTTCACAAATTAGAACTCCACCATCGTTGAGCAACTCTGCAGCCTCTCTGATCTTTGACTTTATCTCATTTATTACATGTGGCACAACTTGAACAGTGCCTCCCAGGAAATCTCCTCGTCTCTCCTTTAAAAGTATTTCTTGATAAACCATACCTGAAGTCAAATTAGATGACTTTGTAAGATTGGTATTTATAAATCTTTCATAGTGCCCAAGATCAAGATCAGTCTCAGCTCCATCATCGGTTACAAACACTTCGCCATGCTGATAGGGATTCATTGTGCCTGGGTCTACGTTTAAATATGGATCGAGCTTAATAACGTTTACTTTTAAACCCATAGATTTCAATATTCTCCCCAAAGAAGCGACAACTATGCCCTTTCCCAAAGATGAGGTAACTCCACCAGTAACGAAAACAAATTTTGTATTATTGTTTGACTTCATCTATATCTCCTTTCTCTTTGGTAACCAATACATCCCTTATTCTTCTGCCATCCACTTTCAAAATTTTGAATTCGATGCCTTTAAACGAAATTTTATCGCCCTCTTTTGGTATCTTTCCAAAGAGGGCAAACAAAAGACCTGCAAGCGTTTCTTCATTGTAACCATCAATAAAATCCTCAAAATCAAGCTCAACTTTGGCTGCAAATTCCCTCAAGCTTAATCTTCCATTTGCAATAAAACTATTTTCGTTAAAATCTTTCACGAGCGCCTCTTCATCAAAATCATACTCGTCTCTTATCTCTCCTACTATTTCCTCAACCAGATCTTCTACTGTCAAAAGCCCTGCAGTACCCCCAAATTCATCTATTACAATAGCCATGTACAACCTCTTAGCCTGAAGCTCTCTGAATAGTTCGCTAATATTTTTCCCTTCCGGGACGAAGTAAGCTTCTCTAAGCGATGAGTCAATACTTTTGGAATAATCAGTAGAAGGACCCAAATTCATAAGAATATCCTTTACATATAAAATGCCTACAATGTTGTCTATATCCTTATCATAAACAGGATATCTTGAATGCCCTTCATTTCTTATAATTTCTAAAGTTTCGCTCAAAGTAGTCCCCTTTTTTATGCATACCATATCGATTCTTGGAACCATAATTTCTCTTACTACTTTATCTTTGAATTCAAAAACACCACTTATCATCTCTTTCTCTTCTTTTTCTATAACCCCTTCTTCTTCACTTACGTTCACAAGATATTTCAATTCGCTTTCCGTAATTGACGGCAATCCTTTAACGTTTTTTATACCAAATGGAAATAAGAAAGTCCTTGATATAGAAGTAAACACAAAAACAAATGGTCTGCTTAAATGAGTCATAAAATAAAGGAAGAATATAAAAACAAAAAATAACTTATCGGCAAAATAGTAACCAATAGTTTTCGGTACAATTTCACCAATAACAATAATAAAGAGCGAAGAAATAATTACAGATAGAGTAGCAGCAATTGCTATAGAACCAATATTATTTAAAGAAAATAGCTCTATCATAAAAGACGTTACCAAAGTAGAAAGCGCTATATTAACGAAGTTATTCAATAGCAAAAGGGTTGTAATCACTTCTTGAGGATGTGTTAGAAGAAATCCTGCTTTTTCGTGTCCGGATTCTTTGTCATTAATCCACTGCATAATTTTAATTCTACTGGCTTTAGTAAAAACAGTTTCATTACATGACAAAAAAGCTGAACAAATTATTAAAAACAAAGATAAAAGAAAATAAGTTATCATGTTAGTTTAATATCCTTAAAAGAATTGTTTAATCCAAAAATATATGGAAAAAATCGGTTGAAAATTAAAATCAAAAAAATAATTACAGAGAAAAGGCATGCAATAAGAACAAATGAGGCAGACATATCCTTTATTATCTTAACTCTATCATCAAATTCTGGATTTATATAGTCCATTATTCTTTCTACAACTGAATTAATAATCTCAGAAACAATAACAATAGATGAAGACAATAAAACAATAATCCATTCAATAGGTTTAAATCTTAATATTAATCCAATAGCTAACAGTAAAAAAAACATTGTTAACTGAATTTTTAGATTTCTCTCTTCTTTAAAAGCTATCAAAAGACCCATTATTGCAAAATAAAAACTTTTATAAATATTGTGAGACCTTTTCAAGACAATCTCTCTCCTTAGATCTCATTTTTCTTTCGCTAACATCATCGTTGTGGTCAAATCCTAAATTATGTAGGATCCCGTGAATAACAAGCCAAAGCAAGTAGCTTTCAAAATTTTTTTTAGCAACCTCAGGAATTATCTCACCATAGGAACCAGATACAAAATCCTCCCTTGCCCTCTCTACAGAGATTACAATATCTCCCAAAACGCCTAAATTCATATCCCCTTCGAAAGAGAGAACATCTGTAGGACAATCACTCTTACGAAACTCTTTGTTCAAAATCCTAATTTCGTTATTGTCCGTTAACAATAAACTAAGCTCACAATCCCCTACACCAAGAAAATTCATAGATTCTTTAATTGCCTTTTTTAATTTGATATAGTTTAACTTATACCTTTTTCTTTTAGATAATACTAAACTCATAAAAGAATTGCAAACCTTAAAATTATATTAAATATATTAAAATGAAACGCACTATTTTTCAGTGTAAAAAAACCTCCAACGCTTTAAGATTATTTTCTATTGAGATTAGCAAGATCGGGATACTCAATTCTTTGATGAAAAGATCCTATAAACAATCTTATAAAAACTTCTTTTATTCTAAGAAGCTCTTGAAGAGTGATTGGCGATTCGCTTAATTGACCATCTTCAAGTTTGTTTTTAAAAATTCTATCAACCAAACTATCTATTTTTGGCGAAACTGAACCAGATGATGCCCTCACAGCAGCTTCTACCGCATCCGCTAGCATTACTATAGCAGCTTCTTTAGTTTTGGGAAGGGGCCCAGGATATCTAAAATCTTTCTCTTCGACTTCAGAAAAACCCGATTGCAGTGCCTTATGATAAAAAAACACAATCAAACTTGTACCATGATGCTGAGAAATTATGTCCAATATCTTGTCTGGAATGCCATATGATTTGGCAATTTCTACACCGTCTTTCACATGTGAAATCAAAATGGTAGCAGATAACCAGGGAGATATTTCTGAATGTAAATTTACGCCATTTTTTTGATTTTCTACAAAAAATTGAGGTCTTTTAAGTTTTCCAACATCATGATAATAAGACGCAACCCTGGCAAGCAAAGGGTCAGCGTTAATTTCTTCAGCTGCTGTCTCAGCAAGATTTGCCACTATTATGCTGTGGTGATAAGTTCCAGGAGCTTCCATTTGTAACCTTTTTAACAGTGGATGGCTAGGATTTGATAGGTCCATTAATTTCAATGGGCTAAGAACTCCAACAGTGCTCTCAATATAAGGAAGCGCGCCCATTGCTG
Above is a genomic segment from Thermodesulfobium narugense DSM 14796 containing:
- a CDS encoding glycine--tRNA ligase subunit alpha, producing MKKLNFQQIILKLQDFWTKNGCVLLQPYDVEKGAGTMNPSTFLRVLGKDSWNTCYVEPSRRPTDGRYGENPNRLQHYYQFQVILKPAPTFTQDIYIRSLEALGLDVKKHDIRFVEDDWESPTLGAWGIGWEVWLDGMEITQFTYFQQAGGIDLDPISLEITYGLERIALYLQDVDNVFDIKINDKVTYRDVHFNGEVEWSKFNFEEADISMLKRHFDDYEQEALRLIELDLIRPAYDYVLKCSHNFNLLDARGAIGVLERTHYISRVRNLAKEVAKKIVAFEKNNKENKSKNV
- a CDS encoding hemolysin family protein, producing MITYFLLSLFLIICSAFLSCNETVFTKASRIKIMQWINDKESGHEKAGFLLTHPQEVITTLLLLNNFVNIALSTLVTSFMIELFSLNNIGSIAIAATLSVIISSLFIIVIGEIVPKTIGYYFADKLFFVFIFFLYFMTHLSRPFVFVFTSISRTFLFPFGIKNVKGLPSITESELKYLVNVSEEEGVIEKEEKEMISGVFEFKDKVVREIMVPRIDMVCIKKGTTLSETLEIIRNEGHSRYPVYDKDIDNIVGILYVKDILMNLGPSTDYSKSIDSSLREAYFVPEGKNISELFRELQAKRLYMAIVIDEFGGTAGLLTVEDLVEEIVGEIRDEYDFDEEALVKDFNENSFIANGRLSLREFAAKVELDFEDFIDGYNEETLAGLLFALFGKIPKEGDKISFKGIEFKILKVDGRRIRDVLVTKEKGDIDEVKQ
- the cdd gene encoding cytidine deaminase: MDIEKEVNLLLDSKNRIDKNLIEKLIDEAKNASMYSYSPYSKFAVGASLLLKSRNIVQGCNIENSSYGSTMCAERVAFFKAISYGERSFLCLAVYNKNILPYPCGCCLQVMSEFVDSKFPIILISDKERRIMSFSDLLRHPFSLYK
- the ybeY gene encoding rRNA maturation RNase YbeY, coding for MNFLGVGDCELSLLLTDNNEIRILNKEFRKSDCPTDVLSFEGDMNLGVLGDIVISVERAREDFVSGSYGEIIPEVAKKNFESYLLWLVIHGILHNLGFDHNDDVSERKMRSKERDCLEKVSQYL
- a CDS encoding glycosyltransferase — translated: MKINQKRIEKKNIVYFGQEKSEEFRSSMVSFIFFNLSKYKSILSSIFILVYFLVWFYVRKIIIVLYVFSIIIFFVYLFFLIKKLKSNNNISSLKQNEIKRNDIPCDFSILICAHNEEDVIENTLRKITELEGNFEIVIVDDRSEDKTGKIVDDFVFTYKKESHSGKKIKILHRAPGSKPGKSASLNDGIKLCVGDYVIMLDADSYFAEKDALLKISNFISEFKPDAIQLRKVSSNPNYNLISYLSYLELCLDSFMQKSRNAFGGAVELRGTGMIIKRDVLKEVHGFDEESITDDLEMSSRLFFNGKKIVFLEEPFVYEQTVFDILSWWRQRFRWLEGSLRRYIKYSALILRRAILNRPSNFLKEISFESTKSNIDFFLFFISEFLIPFFAILSIFEELGLLIFGKGDILVFLVIILSYPALIFPVSMYFLKDYFNMSFIRRILLSLFFSCYMLTWMFIMFFVFKRVLFDNKPSIWVSPKRLGGV
- a CDS encoding recombination protein O N-terminal domain-containing protein, with amino-acid sequence MTNQVIFLKSYPIKENSFIVKILTDSEGSLPALLRGSKKNILRKLIFPGTLMDVELVKTKGEIMILNEYRIIRSPNISSFRQSILLSSYLDIIDKIARGHFESVQRVYTNIFFEDETQFKDLDWFIRCLKEEFYYAGFMDKLTYEKDVGDFKTIKRQIIEILGYLPKSIRLIEKEFYE
- a CDS encoding MFS transporter, which produces MNRVWLFEDKYFLRLWIAQIFSQFSDKFLMAALMIAVSNITSTNISVSSLMVSFALPSVIIAPFIGVFLDKVDRKIILVSINILRSLLSILLVFFLENLFAIYLYSFLIASLIVIFAPAEFAMIPKTASKKNLPAANSLFNVTWVMSFILGFAAISPVVLFFGIKVAVVLAAMSYLVAAVVSSILPNDRPHSEVKYCSFRKALFDSFTYIKSSKLIQVLILEQSVATSLMGMVSVLAVGYVREVLHLSEANFSIIVVPAGLGMVLGSLIIGHIKTPNFKNSTIVSIGILFASLCLVLMSIITQMLIIPIISFLLGISNALVNIPIQSMMQKVVKESFRGRVFAILNMFISFTSTFPILFTGELADMFGVRICFLILGILTSFLYFSMKSVALEADKIE
- a CDS encoding glycosyltransferase family 4 protein is translated as MSKLKILILGRLSPVDGNSVYVQEIKEKLSERGHNVHLLLFDEGEDEEDKSFLPYLFKTQPYIMIAPSTIKKLKDIVKAVKPDCIHISLTLSFLDFFIPDLFDDIPVIATFHPPFDKNKTLWGVFSQVVYNVYAPFLNNYDKIITLSSVQSDFLIEKGVKREKLQIIPNGVDPIKYSPGYSNLKEKLDADFLFLYLGRISPEKNVKVLCEAFLENEFPEKVKLLVVGDGIELLRLKKDFDCENIIFFGEAKQDRKQEIFRSSDVFVLPSSIEGLPLALLEAMSFKLMCIATNVGATKDALHDSGILINPMRLKDELTNALKISYQNKELRNKFSSKARERIISDFNIFRQIQILEDVYYNVINSRDFLKNNKV
- a CDS encoding CTP synthase, with translation MKSNNNTKFVFVTGGVTSSLGKGIVVASLGRILKSMGLKVNVIKLDPYLNVDPGTMNPYQHGEVFVTDDGAETDLDLGHYERFINTNLTKSSNLTSGMVYQEILLKERRGDFLGGTVQVVPHVINEIKSKIREAAELLNDGGVLICEVGGTVGDIEGEPFLEAIRQFKKDVGRDNTLYIHLTLVPYLKAAKELKTKPTQHSVKELRSIGIQPDIIILRSEKSINNSIREKISLFCDVEPEAVIPLEDVKYVIYEAPIMLESNKLSRLVTSKLKIEPYVEPQLDSWIRIVEMAKNLKNTVEIAIAGKYVGLPDSYISVVESLRHSSLHLGYELKIRWINTENINSMDDAKRMLEGVKGIVVPGGFGVRGIEGKILAARFARENNIPYFGLCLGMQIMCIEFARNVLGLEGANSTEFDENTKFPVIDLMEEQKSVIDKGATMRLGAFPCKLMDNTLAKRAYNQDLVFERHRHRYEFNNMFKKEFEEHGMIASGIFEEKNLVEIVELRGHRWYLGTQFHPEFKSRPNKPHPLFFDFMKVAISDKS
- a CDS encoding diacylglycerol kinase, whose protein sequence is MKRSHNIYKSFYFAIMGLLIAFKEERNLKIQLTMFFLLLAIGLILRFKPIEWIIVLLSSSIVIVSEIINSVVERIMDYINPEFDDRVKIIKDMSASFVLIACLFSVIIFLILIFNRFFPYIFGLNNSFKDIKLT